TCCACTACACCCGAAGTGATTCGAGACGCACTGGCGACGGTTTCTACCACACAAGTCCGGCAGTGGTGCCAGCAGCACCTGGGGCCGTCGCTCCAGGCCCAACGCCAACAGGCCTTCCGCCAGCTCACGCTAGCGGAAGAAAAGCAGGTCCACTTTCAACAGGCAGCGTGAGGCGTCTTTGCACCAGGCCAGGGCCAGCGGCGTGAGCCGCCCCCGGCGGTCGATGTGGAAGGTGTTGATCTGGTCTGAGTCGCGGTTGGCCACCACCACGATGTCGTTGAACCCCACGGCTACGTCGTAGGGGTTCAGGCCCCCGCTCGAGGTGCGGCTGACCTCCCGGAGCACGCCGTCCTCGCCGATCGACATCACCGCGATCTGGTTGGCGGCGGAGTTGGCGACGACCACATAGTCGCCGTTGCGAGCCATGGCGATCGCGCGCGGCTCCACGCCGCCGGGCGTCCGGCCCACGAGGTCCAGGGTTCCGTCGCGGTTCAATATGTGCGTGACGAACTCTCCCGGCTGGCCAGTGGTGAAGGACAGCGTTACCACATAGGTCGCATTCCGGCGCACCGAGAAAACCATGTTGTCGCCGGGGCCGGGCTCGCCTGGTGCGATGTCGACCGGCTCGTTATCGATGACGGTGAGTGTGCTAGTCTGCGCGAAAATAACTGTTGGTGAGAACAACACGACAAACGGCGGCAGCAGCAGCAACGCTGCTGCTCTTTTCCAAGACGGGCAACTGCGGAAAGTTAAGGGCGAGCTGTCATTGCGAGGAGCCCCTTCGACTAAATCGAACCACACGACACTGGCACACTCACGGTCCCCGGCCATAAATGGCCGGGCTACATAACTACGCCGGATCAATCCGGCTTCAGCCCCATTTATGGGGCGTTGTGATGTAGCCCGGTGATTTATCGCCGGGGGGATAACCGAGACACCTTGTGATGAAGTGTACGAATCTTCTGTGGTCTGATTTAGGCTCAGGGCAGGCTCCGGTGACGAAGCAATCTCTGCAGAACACAAAGATTGCTTCGCGGTGCTCGCAATGACCTTGCTGCGTAAGTTTCTGCTCTTGCTCCAGAGAGTGGTGTGGCGCCAAGAAGCACAGCGGCGGCCGGCGTGTGAACGAGTGTTACAGAACAAATGGGTGAACATGACGTATCCTCCTTAGTGCGTATTGTCTTTGCCGATTAACAAAAGCGGGAGGCAAAGTCGTCACGTTAGGGTAACGTTTCGGTCACGTTTCGGTCACGTGGGCGGCATGCAGATATACTCCGCGCGGGCAGAGAGTGCGGTTTTGTCATGCTGAGCATAGCGAAGCATCTCTCCTCCTCTCCCGCTGAGAGATTCTTCACTCCGTGGTGCTCCGTTCAGAATGACAGTAACCGTAGGCACGGCGCAAAAAGCGCAATTCGTGCCCATGCACGGTATAGGGTTGCTATCTCTGGGAGAACGCACGGGCAACCAGCGTGGGCCCCTGTGCTTCCACCAGTCACAACTTGAGCACTTAGCAGCGAAAAATTCCCTCTCCCTGAGGGAGAAGGAACCTTGCGACGTTGTGCAGTGCTTGAGAAACCAGGCCGGACTCTTAAGTTGTGACCGATGCCTGTGCTTCTGCCCTTCATCGTACTTCCATCTCTATCTGTCTGGCGCCTTGACAGCTCACAAGAGGTATAGGCACAGTCGTTACATCAGCGTCATTTTTGGTAACGTTGCGGTTACGTGGTTGTCGTATGAACGCCAAAGAGCAGCGCACCCCGAAATTGCGAGTTCTTGAGTCTCTTCGTCTGGACCTGGACAATCAGTGCCTCTGGCGTGGCAACCGCCGTGTCGCTCTGCGCCCCAAGGACTACGCGGTCTTACGCTGTCTGGTCGACCATGCCGAGCAATTGGTGACCAAAGACGCGCTGCTTGAGGCGGTCTGGCCGGGGATTGTGGTGACGGAGGCTGTGCTCAAAGCTTGCATCAGCCGTGTGCGCCAGGCGTTGAACGATGAGGCCAAAGTCCCGCGCTATATTGAGACCGTGCATCGGCTGGGGTATCGGCTGATGACGCCCATCGCCACCACCACGCTGCCCACCTTGGGGCTAGGGGCTAGAGACTTGGGACTAGTTTCCCCTCCACCACCAAGCGGACAAGCCTCAAGCCTCAGGTCTCTAGCCTCGCCACTCGTCGGTCGCGAGGCCGAGTTACAGCAATTACACAAGTGGTTAGACACAGCGCAAAGCGGTCAGCGGCAGCTCGTCTTCGTCACCGGTGAGCCAGGGATCGGCAAGACCACGCTTATAGAAGCCTTTCGGCAGAGACTAGAGGCTGGAGACTGGAGACTAGTTTCCTCCCCACAAGTCCCTAGCCTCAAGCCTCTAGCCTCACCCGTGAGCTTCGCTCACGGACAATGCATCAACCAATACGGCACCGGCGACGCCTATCTGCCAGTGTTGGAAGCGTTTGAGCGTTTGTGTCGTCCGGCTGGTGCTGAGGCGATTTACAGGAAAGATTATACCATCTGCGCATTGACCAAAGTATTCCCTAAACCTTAATAGATTAGACGGATATTGAGGATTTTGATTGCTTGAGCTTGGAATACTCTTTTCAAGAACTCTCCTGATGGCCCGGTGGCTGATGGGCCGCTCACTATCTTGCGGCGGCATGCACCGGTGTGGCTGGCGCAGTTGCCAGGGCTGATTGACCCTGCCGAACAGCTCGCGTTGCAACGTCAGACGGTCGGGGCCACACAAGAGCGCATGATGCGCGAATGCGCGCACGCATTGGAAGCCTTGACTGCAGAGCACGGTTTGGTGCTGTGGCTGGACGACCTGCATTGGAGTGATCGATCGACCCTCAGCCTGCTCGATTTTCTGGCCCGACGACGAGAACCCGCCCGTCTGCTGCTGCTCGGCACCTATCGCCCAGTCGATGTTTTGCAGCGCGCGCATCCGTTGGTCGATCTCAAGCGCGAGTTACAGTTGCACGACCTCTGTCAGGAACTCCCGG
This region of Deltaproteobacteria bacterium genomic DNA includes:
- a CDS encoding lactonase family protein, producing the protein MFTHLFCNTRSHAGRRCASWRHTTLWSKSRNLRSKVIASTAKQSLCSAEIASSPEPALSLNQTTEDSYTSSQGVSVIPPAINHRATSQRPINGAEAGLIRRSYVARPFMAGDRECASVVWFDLVEGAPRNDSSPLTFRSCPSWKRAAALLLLPPFVVLFSPTVIFAQTSTLTVIDNEPVDIAPGEPGPGDNMVFSVRRNATYVVTLSFTTGQPGEFVTHILNRDGTLDLVGRTPGGVEPRAIAMARNGDYVVVANSAANQIAVMSIGEDGVLREVSRTSSGGLNPYDVAVGFNDIVVVANRDSDQINTFHIDRRGRLTPLALAWCKDASRCLLKVDLLFFR